tttatataatgcaccagaggcctaggataacaagagtcctagccgaatacgccagtgggggaggagtccttgtcttgatcgccaagtcttgtggaatctttcttgtatgcgacaactgtccggactggcccatgagtatacggccatgggggtcctcggcccaatccaactgatcgggagacgacgtgttgagtaccccctagtccaggacaccgtcagccgtCGTCGTCCTCACGCAGGCAAGCTTGGTGTCGACGGCGCGGGCGGCACGCACCAGAGCTGCCTTGCGGAGGTCGTCAGGGACCAATGCCACTTTGCCCGAGGCTTCCACGCCCACATTCTCCTCATACTGCTCCACGCACTGGAACTGCTCGACAAAATGCCGAGCTGAGTTAGaacgagaaggaagaagaagacccaTCGGGGATTGCCACGTGGACACAGACCCGGTCAAAACCACGGCATGTCATTTAGAAACCGCTTACAATCGTGAGAGGGACTTAGCTTGTCTGATTTCAAGAGTTGGAGATGCAAGTTGTCCAGTTTTATAGTTGAGGGATCAAATCTAGACTTCGTCAAGAGTTGAGAGACGAAAACTATAATTTTCTCATCTAAATTCTCTTAAAGTACAAACAACACTGATTTTCCACGTTACCACCCACGCTGTCGCTAACGTGTACTACTACTGTTCATGCATATGAATGCGTCGATGGAGGAGTCATGCCCTTCGAGAGAGTGCGAACCCCTACGTGCCACCGCCGACGAGGCCGTGTGGCTTTGTTTATTGGCGGGATGACCACTCCACGCACTTGTACCGGTGTCGGTGTGCTTCTCGAAGTCGAACACCTGGCCCATTCTGACACCTACAAATAGCCACCTGCAGTTGCACTTGGCTGCATCGCAACTCGCAGCAGTTCAACACTTACACAGCCATACACATCACCAGTAGATCGACCGGTGTACGTAAGGCGCGACAATGGAGTACCAGGGGCAGACCGGCCACGCCACCGACAAGGTGGAGGAGTACGGCCAGCCCGTGGCCGGGCACGGAGGCGCCACCGGCGGCCCCACGGGGACgcacggcgccgccgccgccgcgggcaccGGGCAGCTCCAGCCGACCAGGGACGACCACAAGACCGACGGTGTCCTGCGCCGCTCCGGCAGTTCCAGCTCCAGCTCGGTGAGCCCAAGGACAGATCTGCCTGCCGCTATATACATCGACTCACTCGACCGGTCATCTTAACCTTGCTGTGCTTCTTGCTGTGTTAAAATGTGTAGTCTGAGGACGACGGCgctggcgggaggaggaagaaagggatgaaggagaagatcaaggagaagctCCCCGGCGGAGCCCACAAGGACGCCACCGGGCAGCAGCACACGCCGGCGGCCGGCGAGTACGCCGGCACCGGCACCGGCACGCACGGCGCGGAGGCCACCGGCGAGAAGAAGGGCGTCATGGACAAGATCAAGGAGAAGCTTCCCGGCGGGCAGCACTAAGCTAAGATGGGCAGCTAGCGATCGACCTGTGTCTGTGTTCGCCTGTTCGGTCAAAGCTCTGTCGCATGCATGCGTACTTCTACATGCGTTCCTACGGGATAAATAATCGGCGCCGATCGAGGTGCCGGAGTATATATGTTGTGTGTGTGACGTATTTGTGGACCCCGTACGTGTACATGTATTTGTATCTCCATCGTAATAAAGCGCTCGTTTATATTTGTGTTTTTAGTCCCGATCGATGCAAAGGCTAATGTAAACTTCAATTGGTCGAATGCGGTTTGGTCCGTTGGTAAAATTTCAACCGGTCTATAGCAATTTTTGCACGAGAACACAAGGTTcaaatttttatttttagtttacaaaTTTAAATTCTTCCCCTTTTTTTCATAAAAACTTCGGATGTATTCCTCTTCAAGTATGATAGTATAACACAAACCAGAAATAATAAAATTTATATCCAGATCTTTGGACCATACCATCtagtgacgactacaagcactgaatcaAGACGAGGTGCACCACCGTCATTGCCCTCACTCGTCAGAACCGGGCGTCATCGCCTCTTCCTCGTCAGAACCGGGCAAAAATTGTTGTAGTAGATAATCGAAAAATGCTAAGACATCATAAGACCAACACACACGATCAAAGACAAACAATAACCAGATCTGAATGAACCCACCAAAGACAGATTAgccgaagacacacctccacacgcccatcggTGATGCTAGACACACCACCAGAGAACAGGGGTTAGGCAGGGAGAACCTTATTTCATTTTCAGATAACCGTCGCCGTTTCGTCTTCCTGAACTTGACAAAAACCCTAAGAAAACTTAAAAAAACATCTAAAATGGAGCCCTCCCGCAGGCAAAGACCAGGGTCCACTGCGTCCCTATgaccctaagggcatctccagccgttggccctccaggagaggcaaaaaatcgccccctgggggcgcaccggcgctaaaccgcgcactgggggcgtgatgtcccccagtcgcggcgcccacagttagtcaaaaaagtcaaaaacgactcaaatttaacgcaaacatcggcgagttcgttcaaacttaaacatattttacaaaaaagaaaaaaactaccgcgggctatccccgccgtctccctcgccgcccgcctcgccgcccgcccacgcggttctacatgccgaggaggctgtagaaccgcgtgtagtcaccgccatcgtcgtcgtcgtcgtcgccgcccccgccgtccctgctgcatccctcccccggttggcgcggc
Above is a window of Triticum dicoccoides isolate Atlit2015 ecotype Zavitan chromosome 5B, WEW_v2.0, whole genome shotgun sequence DNA encoding:
- the LOC119306171 gene encoding dehydrin DHN2 — encoded protein: MEYQGQTGHATDKVEEYGQPVAGHGGATGGPTGTHGAAAAAGTGQLQPTRDDHKTDGVLRRSGSSSSSSSEDDGAGGRRKKGMKEKIKEKLPGGAHKDATGQQHTPAAGEYAGTGTGTHGAEATGEKKGVMDKIKEKLPGGQH